A segment of the Trifolium pratense cultivar HEN17-A07 linkage group LG7, ARS_RC_1.1, whole genome shotgun sequence genome:
TGAGTTTGACAGTGATATAAAAAATGCATCACTTTGCACAAAACAATTGGCAAAGGTTCAATTCATCAAAatcgaaaaaccaaaaaacacaAGCTGAAAATGTGTACACATACATATGTTGACATTTGCTACCTATTAATTAATAACCTGACTTTGAACTCATTGGACAAGATTCCAAGTTTGAAACCTAAGCACATTGTCAAAACTCATAATATTGACAGCTTTCTACAGTTGAAACTATTTACCGTATCAGAATGCGGGACAGTAGTACAGCACTTTGTTATTTTGATTTGCTGATAGACACAAGAAGAAACATAGCTGCTATGATGAAATCAAAGATGATCAGTCCGAAGCTTTCAAAAATTCTGGACGAATTGATCAGAGGTCAAACTCCCAATCAACGAAAGTACAATTAATCCGTCTCTTGAGATTGGTTTCCTGATTCATGTTCCTGATAGAGGAAAACAATTGAAAACGATCAGTCACACACGTAAAACCAAATCATACTTGAAGTTGACCCCACACACACATGCTTTTCTTAAAAACAAAGTCCTTCCTTTCTTTCTTCTCTGACAGATAAAAGTTCATTATAGACACAAATTTAATTAGATGAACAACAAAGGCTTTGATGTCAAGGCAACAAAGCCATGTTATGCCCTCTTATCAGCTTCTTGTGTTCCTAGATTTCCTCCATTATACCATAAGCTCCATATCTTAAACATCAATGTCAACTGTAAGCCAAATATTCATAACTACATCAGCAACAAACCTATTATATCCATACCTTCTCAAGAACATGGGTTCGGGATAGTGAACTAAGCTGGCTACTTTCCATATTTGCAAGTAACTGAACCACAGTCTTCAGTTGTGGAACACTGCAAATTTCAACTCACATCAGCCATATTAAAAAACCAACTTATCATACACtcactgataaaaaattaaaagaaacaacTGCGGTGCCTTCCAATTAATGTCAAATAGCAGCTATTGCTTagaaaaatttgaacaaataacTATTGCTCCGCAATTTAATATAGTGttgtaaaaatttcaaatagCAGCTATAGAAACGCTACGCTAGTATAGTGTAATGGAATTTGAAAAAGAGTCTATTTTCCATGATCTGTGATTGATAACAGTAACACTGCTTCTAATCAGTAAACATCAATCAATACAATATACATTCAAGATGATAACACCGCTTCATAATCATAACACATAAAATGCGGCTTCGGTTCAAAATATAcacataacaataataatacagCATAATGATAATCATTAATCAACTAGACAAAGAAAAGATTCAAACTTTTGCAATCCATTTTCCATATGTGCATCCAGCGACGATATTACCCGAGGCAACTGCTCTAAAACCTGTACAACAAAACACAAACATTCATTACACACACTCTATACACATTCTCTCAAATTCACCAACCACCTCACATCAATGCAATTACCTGCTCTGTATTCTTAATAGTAGAAACCTTTGCCAAAAGATTCTTAGGAAGCTTAACAAGTTTAGcctacaaaaaaacaaaaaattcaaaaccctaaaaatcaaTAATCACGTTTCAAAGTCCTATTAGGTTCACTAAAcatcaatttcaattaaaatccATTggaatcataatcataatcataatcagaatcagaatcaatTATTGTTTCtgtgaattttgaattttgaatgaAATTGAGGAAGAGGAGATTGTACCTGAGCAGGAGAAGAGTGTTGCATGAGATGAAGAAGGTTTGATGTGGATTGAACCGTCTGTGAGATTTGTTCGGCAACTATTGCTTTGGCGGTGTCGCCGGTGGAGGAAGCGCCTTGTGTCGACATAGTTCGCCACAACGACCTTCGTCTGCTAGCGGTTGGTGGATCTTGTCGCCGTCGTTCCATTTTTTCCATCGCTTTTATTGTTTCACTgctattttttcattttttactttttactgCTCATAATTTCTAACTTGTAATTTTCTTTGTGATTGTGATATGAATGATGATCATCTCATAAG
Coding sequences within it:
- the LOC123894898 gene encoding tobamovirus multiplication protein 2B, coding for MEKMERRRQDPPTASRRRSLWRTMSTQGASSTGDTAKAIVAEQISQTVQSTSNLLHLMQHSSPAQAKLVKLPKNLLAKVSTIKNTEQVLEQLPRVISSLDAHMENGLQNVPQLKTVVQLLANMESSQLSSLSRTHVLEKEHESGNQSQETD